Proteins from a single region of Abyssalbus ytuae:
- the xylA gene encoding xylose isomerase — MSTIGEKEYFKGIEKIKYEGKSSDNPLAFKYYDENKVVAGKTMKEHFKFAVSYWHTFTGTGGDPFGAPTQNFPWLVSKDPVQQAKDKMDAAFEFITKIGAPYYCFHDFDLIAEGKSLEESKKHLEIITDYALEKQKETGVKLLWGTANCFSNPRYMNGAATNPDFNVLAYAGAQVKNALDATIKLGGENYVFWGGREGYMSLLNTDMKREQEHFARFLHMARDYARKQGFKGTFFIEPKPMEPSKHQYDFDAATVVGFLTKYDLLEDFKLNVEVNHATLAQHTFEHELQVAADNGLLGSIDANRGDYQNGWDTDQFPVDVYELTQAMLVILQAGGLQGGGVNFDAKIRRNSTDLVDIFHAHIGGMDVFARALITAAAVLEKSPYIKMRKERYASFDSGTGKEFEEGRLGLEDLYKYASENQDIKPISGKQELYENIINQYV, encoded by the coding sequence ATGTCAACTATTGGTGAAAAGGAATACTTTAAAGGTATTGAAAAGATAAAATATGAAGGAAAGTCTTCTGACAATCCATTGGCGTTTAAGTATTATGATGAAAACAAAGTAGTAGCCGGTAAAACAATGAAAGAGCATTTTAAATTTGCCGTTTCCTACTGGCATACTTTTACAGGTACAGGAGGGGATCCGTTTGGTGCACCTACTCAAAATTTTCCCTGGCTTGTAAGTAAAGACCCTGTTCAGCAGGCTAAAGATAAAATGGATGCTGCTTTTGAATTTATTACAAAAATAGGAGCGCCGTATTATTGCTTTCATGATTTTGATTTAATTGCTGAAGGAAAATCACTTGAAGAATCAAAAAAACACCTGGAAATAATTACTGATTATGCGTTAGAGAAGCAAAAAGAAACAGGAGTAAAACTTTTATGGGGTACCGCTAATTGTTTCAGTAACCCACGTTACATGAACGGTGCTGCTACTAATCCTGATTTTAATGTATTGGCCTATGCAGGGGCACAGGTAAAAAATGCTTTGGATGCCACTATAAAACTTGGAGGAGAAAATTATGTTTTCTGGGGCGGAAGAGAAGGTTATATGTCTTTACTAAATACCGACATGAAACGAGAACAGGAGCATTTTGCCCGGTTTCTTCACATGGCAAGGGATTATGCCAGAAAACAGGGCTTTAAAGGAACCTTCTTTATTGAACCTAAACCTATGGAACCTTCAAAACACCAATATGATTTTGATGCTGCTACCGTTGTAGGTTTTCTTACCAAATATGATCTTTTAGAGGATTTTAAGTTAAATGTTGAAGTAAATCACGCCACTTTAGCACAACACACTTTTGAGCACGAACTACAAGTGGCCGCTGATAATGGATTATTGGGTAGTATTGATGCAAACCGTGGTGATTATCAAAATGGTTGGGATACTGATCAGTTTCCGGTAGATGTTTATGAATTGACTCAGGCAATGCTGGTTATATTGCAGGCAGGAGGTCTACAAGGAGGGGGAGTTAATTTTGATGCTAAAATAAGAAGAAATTCTACCGACCTGGTTGACATATTTCATGCACATATTGGCGGTATGGATGTGTTTGCAAGGGCACTTATAACTGCTGCTGCTGTACTTGAAAAATCTCCTTATATAAAAATGCGTAAGGAAAGATATGCTTCTTTTGATTCCGGTACAGGGAAAGAATTTGAAGAAGGTAGATTAGGGTTGGAAGATTTGTATAAATATGCATCAGAAAATCAGGATATAAAACCTATAAGCGGGAAGCAGGAACTATACGAAAACATCATAAATCAGTATGTTTAG
- a CDS encoding xylulokinase, translated as MYFIGYDIGSSSIKASVIEKNNGKVVGVTQYPDKEMQILSEKIGWAEQNPDTWWENVCEVTKKLLSQTRVNPKAIEGIGISYQMHGLVLVDKNLKPLRPSIIWCDSRAIGEGDKLFRQDTQKCTLNLLNSPGNFTLSKLKWVKENEPEVFSKVYKFMLPGDYIALKITGKCTTTPSGLSEGIMWDFKNDQPAYWLFENAGISTELIPEIVPVFSEQGTLIKASAGELGGLKEGIPVLYRAGDQPNNALSLNVFEPGDIAATGGTSGVVYAVSDKISSKETTRINNFAHVNHTKTHPRIGKLLCINGTGILYSWMKTQVANNVSYNEMNDLASQAPVGSEGLKIYPYGNGAERMLNNSNNGASIRNLNFNVHKQAHMLRASLEGIAFSFVYGMEIMREDGVVLNTIKAGGDNLFRAAIFSETISTLLEKDIQIIDTTGATGAARAAGYSKGAFKSFSDAIYKDELIKTYKPLENKEEYLEAYNNWKQELSKLY; from the coding sequence ATGTATTTTATAGGATATGATATTGGAAGCTCTTCAATTAAAGCCTCTGTTATAGAAAAGAACAATGGCAAAGTAGTGGGAGTTACCCAATATCCTGATAAAGAAATGCAAATTTTATCTGAAAAAATCGGATGGGCTGAACAAAATCCCGATACCTGGTGGGAAAATGTTTGTGAAGTAACCAAAAAGCTTTTATCTCAAACCAGGGTGAATCCTAAAGCTATTGAAGGAATAGGTATTTCTTACCAGATGCACGGACTGGTTTTAGTTGACAAAAACCTGAAGCCTTTGCGACCTTCAATAATCTGGTGCGATAGCAGGGCAATTGGAGAAGGGGATAAGCTTTTCAGGCAGGATACCCAAAAGTGTACATTGAATTTACTGAATTCCCCCGGTAATTTTACTTTATCTAAATTAAAGTGGGTTAAAGAAAATGAGCCGGAAGTGTTTAGCAAAGTATATAAATTTATGCTTCCGGGAGATTATATAGCCCTTAAAATTACCGGAAAATGCACTACCACCCCCTCCGGTTTGTCCGAAGGGATTATGTGGGATTTTAAGAATGATCAACCGGCATATTGGTTATTTGAGAATGCAGGAATCAGTACAGAATTAATACCTGAAATTGTTCCTGTTTTTTCCGAACAGGGAACTTTGATCAAAGCTTCAGCAGGTGAATTAGGAGGATTAAAGGAAGGTATACCGGTATTATACAGGGCAGGCGATCAGCCCAATAATGCATTATCCCTGAATGTTTTTGAACCTGGCGATATTGCAGCCACGGGGGGTACCTCAGGAGTGGTATATGCCGTTTCTGATAAAATTTCATCTAAAGAAACTACCAGAATAAACAATTTTGCTCATGTAAATCATACAAAAACACATCCGCGTATAGGAAAATTACTTTGTATAAACGGTACCGGTATTTTATATAGCTGGATGAAAACCCAGGTAGCAAATAATGTGAGTTATAACGAAATGAATGATTTGGCTTCTCAGGCTCCTGTAGGCTCTGAGGGTTTAAAAATATACCCTTATGGAAACGGGGCAGAAAGAATGCTTAATAATTCAAATAACGGTGCCAGCATTAGAAATTTAAACTTTAATGTTCATAAACAAGCCCATATGCTAAGGGCCTCTTTAGAAGGGATTGCATTTTCCTTTGTATATGGTATGGAAATAATGCGGGAAGATGGGGTGGTATTAAATACGATAAAGGCCGGGGGTGATAATTTGTTCAGGGCAGCTATATTTTCAGAAACCATTTCTACCTTATTAGAGAAAGACATTCAGATTATAGATACTACAGGCGCTACCGGCGCGGCAAGAGCTGCCGGCTACAGCAAAGGAGCTTTCAAAAGCTTTAGTGATGCTATTTACAAAGATGAATTAATAAAAACCTACAAGCCCCTTGAAAATAAAGAAGAATATTTAGAAGCTTATAATAACTGGAAACAAGAATTAAGTAAATTATATTAA
- a CDS encoding LacI family DNA-binding transcriptional regulator: MKIKKEVTIYDIAKELNYSPSTISRALKGHSSISKKTTKEIREYARRMGYRPNSLAASLRNNRSNTIGIMIARINRPFVSSLISGIEESARKEGFNVIISQSNDLYANEVNNAKALYDTRISGLIVSLSMETKKLTHFKQFFDLDIPVVFVDRVPKEIETYKVIIDNYSAGYKATQHLIEQGCKRIAHFAGAQHVNVYNERKKGYIDALIDNNIPVDEGLIINFDTLSFEEGEKATNLLMEMQNPPDGIFSSNDTAAVSAILTAKKRNIRIPDDLAVIGFNDDPLASIVDPGLSTITHPAAEMGKISAETILEHLKLGNNKKKKSHTYILSTELLIRESSNRKKKVRNQKSGVTKGLIEEINLPASKPPALQ, translated from the coding sequence ATGAAAATAAAAAAAGAAGTCACAATATATGATATTGCCAAAGAGTTAAATTATTCACCATCCACTATATCAAGGGCACTGAAAGGGCATAGCAGTATTAGTAAGAAAACCACTAAAGAGATAAGGGAATATGCCCGGCGTATGGGTTACAGACCTAATTCTTTGGCCGCAAGCCTCCGGAATAACCGGAGTAATACCATAGGCATAATGATTGCCAGGATAAACAGGCCGTTCGTTTCATCTTTAATAAGCGGAATAGAAGAAAGTGCCCGTAAAGAAGGCTTTAATGTGATTATAAGTCAATCCAATGACCTTTATGCCAATGAGGTAAATAATGCCAAGGCTTTATATGACACCAGAATAAGCGGACTGATAGTTTCTCTTTCTATGGAAACAAAAAAACTTACTCATTTTAAACAGTTTTTTGATCTTGATATTCCTGTAGTGTTTGTTGACAGGGTTCCGAAAGAAATTGAAACCTATAAAGTTATTATAGACAACTATTCGGCAGGCTATAAAGCCACCCAGCATTTAATTGAGCAAGGCTGTAAGAGAATAGCCCATTTTGCCGGGGCACAGCATGTGAATGTATATAATGAAAGAAAAAAAGGCTATATAGATGCCCTGATTGATAATAACATACCTGTGGATGAAGGTTTAATCATAAACTTTGATACTTTAAGCTTTGAAGAAGGTGAAAAAGCAACCAATTTACTTATGGAGATGCAAAACCCTCCGGATGGTATATTTTCTTCTAATGACACTGCTGCGGTAAGTGCCATACTCACTGCAAAAAAACGAAACATAAGAATTCCTGATGATCTGGCTGTAATTGGCTTTAATGATGACCCTTTAGCTTCCATAGTAGACCCTGGTTTATCCACTATAACACATCCTGCTGCCGAAATGGGAAAAATTTCTGCAGAAACAATACTAGAACATCTTAAACTTGGAAATAATAAAAAAAAGAAATCCCACACCTATATATTAAGTACTGAACTTTTAATAAGGGAATCATCAAACAGAAAAAAAAAAGTTAGAAACCAAAAAAGCGGGGTAACCAAAGGCTTAATTGAGGAAATAAACTTACCAGCATCAAAGCCACCAGCATTGCAATAA
- a CDS encoding TRAP transporter large permease: MEVTVLVLSFIILIALRVPVAWSIGISALLTILLSMQTLPALTTISQRVVTGLDSFSLLAIPFFILAGHIMNSGGIAKRLIEFAKALVGSLPGGLAHVNIVSAMLFGAIAGSAGAAAAAIGSFMSDQMEKEGYSKEFGVAVNVTSATTGLVIPPSNIFIVYSLASGGVSIGALFLAGYIPGILTGLLLMIVAYIWAKKKGYPTGNKTSFKILVKTCLSALPSLFLLIVVIGGIVAGIFTATEASSVAVLYCLVLAFIYKEISIYNLKSIFVAASETIAIVMMLIAMSIAMSWVMSYENIPQDVTNALLSISDNKVLVLIIINLTLLFVGIFMDMTPAVLIFTPIFLPVTTALGIDPVHFGIIMVLNLCIGLCTPPVGAVLFIGVGVAKTSIQKVIKPLLPLFIAMLVALMLVSLFPQLSLWLPRFFGF, from the coding sequence ATGGAAGTAACCGTATTAGTTCTCAGTTTTATTATTTTAATAGCTTTAAGAGTACCTGTAGCATGGAGTATAGGTATATCGGCTTTATTGACAATTTTACTGAGTATGCAAACACTTCCGGCATTAACCACCATTTCGCAGCGGGTGGTAACAGGCCTTGATAGTTTTTCTTTACTGGCAATTCCTTTTTTTATACTTGCAGGACATATTATGAACAGTGGGGGCATAGCCAAACGCTTAATAGAATTTGCCAAGGCTTTGGTAGGTTCATTACCCGGCGGCTTAGCACATGTAAATATCGTTTCTGCCATGCTTTTTGGGGCCATTGCCGGCTCTGCCGGGGCAGCTGCGGCAGCAATAGGAAGTTTTATGTCCGATCAGATGGAAAAAGAAGGTTATAGTAAAGAATTTGGGGTAGCGGTAAATGTAACATCTGCTACCACCGGTCTGGTAATTCCGCCAAGTAATATTTTTATAGTATATTCTCTCGCAAGTGGCGGGGTAAGCATCGGGGCTTTATTTTTAGCGGGTTACATTCCGGGAATATTAACAGGATTATTGCTTATGATAGTAGCATATATCTGGGCAAAAAAAAAGGGATACCCTACCGGGAATAAAACTTCATTTAAAATTTTAGTTAAAACTTGTTTATCTGCTTTACCCAGTTTGTTTTTATTAATAGTGGTTATAGGGGGTATAGTAGCAGGTATTTTTACGGCTACGGAGGCTTCTTCTGTGGCTGTTTTATATTGTTTGGTATTAGCTTTTATTTATAAAGAAATATCTATATACAATCTGAAATCCATTTTTGTGGCTGCTTCTGAAACCATAGCCATTGTAATGATGCTTATTGCCATGTCTATAGCCATGTCGTGGGTAATGTCTTATGAAAATATTCCTCAGGATGTTACCAATGCTCTTTTAAGTATTAGTGATAACAAAGTGTTAGTTCTTATAATTATTAATCTGACATTACTTTTTGTAGGTATATTTATGGATATGACACCTGCGGTATTGATTTTTACCCCCATTTTTTTACCTGTTACTACTGCTTTGGGTATAGACCCTGTTCACTTTGGAATAATCATGGTTCTTAACCTGTGTATAGGTTTATGTACTCCTCCTGTGGGGGCTGTATTGTTTATTGGGGTAGGCGTGGCAAAAACGTCTATTCAAAAAGTAATTAAACCTTTATTGCCTTTATTTATTGCAATGCTGGTGGCTTTGATGCTGGTAAGTTTATTTCCTCAATTAAGCCTTTGGTTACCCCGCTTTTTTGGTTTCTAA
- a CDS encoding TRAP transporter small permease has protein sequence MKIKVDKFLEWALAVLLAFMVLDVLWGVFTRYVAGNQSSWTDELARFLLIWVGVLGAAYASGKNIHIAIDILPNYLNKKNQKKLQYFIDSIIILFVLSVFVIGGLRYVYISLSLGQTSPALRLPMGVVYLIFPLSGILIVYYKINHFFQNK, from the coding sequence GTGAAGATAAAAGTTGATAAATTCTTAGAATGGGCACTTGCAGTTTTACTCGCTTTTATGGTTCTGGATGTGCTTTGGGGGGTCTTTACAAGGTATGTGGCAGGCAACCAGAGTTCATGGACGGATGAATTAGCAAGATTTTTACTTATCTGGGTAGGGGTATTGGGTGCAGCGTATGCATCGGGTAAAAATATACACATTGCCATAGATATTCTTCCTAATTACCTTAATAAGAAGAATCAAAAAAAATTACAGTATTTTATCGATTCGATTATTATTCTTTTTGTTTTATCGGTTTTTGTTATTGGGGGTTTACGGTATGTATATATTTCTCTTAGTTTAGGGCAAACCTCCCCAGCTTTGAGGTTACCAATGGGTGTGGTCTATTTAATATTTCCCTTGTCGGGAATATTAATTGTTTATTATAAAATCAATCATTTTTTTCAAAATAAATAA
- a CDS encoding TRAP transporter substrate-binding protein, which translates to MFFFCVLLFFSSCKSDNHIKYIKLAHSLGVTHPVHKAMVYLAERVDENSQGKLQIQIYPSSQLGSERQCLELLQIGSLGMTKVSAAVMENFSPQLEVFGYPYIFENAEARYKVYDGDIGKKLLLDGEKYWLRGLTYFDAGSRSFYTKNKPVEKPEDLKGMKIRVMQSPTAIELVKSFDAAPTPISWGELYTALQQGVVEGAENNLPSFYTSRHYEVCKYFSVDEHSAIPDILVISTIVWNDLSGQEKEWLMKAVKDATLYQRKLWKEAEEKSLKAIKEANVKVNYPDKTLFKLNAAGMIEDLKTGNPELYDLISEIKKIK; encoded by the coding sequence ATGTTCTTTTTCTGCGTATTGTTATTTTTTTCCTCGTGTAAAAGTGATAATCATATAAAATATATAAAACTTGCTCATAGCCTGGGGGTTACACATCCTGTTCATAAGGCAATGGTATACCTGGCCGAAAGAGTTGATGAAAATTCTCAAGGTAAATTACAAATTCAGATTTATCCCAGTAGTCAGTTAGGTTCGGAACGTCAGTGCCTAGAGTTGTTGCAAATAGGAAGTTTAGGAATGACCAAAGTATCGGCAGCGGTAATGGAAAACTTTTCACCTCAACTTGAGGTTTTTGGCTATCCTTATATATTTGAAAATGCAGAAGCCAGGTATAAAGTTTATGATGGCGATATAGGAAAAAAATTGCTTCTTGATGGTGAGAAATACTGGCTTAGAGGCCTTACTTATTTTGATGCGGGCAGCCGGTCGTTTTATACAAAAAATAAGCCTGTTGAAAAACCTGAAGATTTAAAGGGAATGAAAATAAGGGTTATGCAAAGCCCTACAGCTATAGAATTGGTTAAAAGTTTTGATGCCGCCCCCACACCTATTTCATGGGGAGAACTTTATACTGCCCTACAACAGGGGGTAGTTGAAGGAGCAGAAAATAACTTACCAAGTTTTTATACCTCCAGGCATTATGAAGTGTGTAAATATTTTTCAGTTGATGAACATTCTGCCATACCTGATATACTGGTGATAAGTACAATTGTATGGAATGATTTGTCCGGACAGGAAAAAGAATGGTTAATGAAAGCTGTAAAAGATGCAACATTATACCAACGTAAGCTTTGGAAAGAAGCTGAAGAAAAATCTTTAAAAGCCATAAAAGAAGCAAATGTTAAGGTTAACTACCCGGATAAAACCCTGTTTAAGTTAAATGCGGCGGGTATGATAGAAGACTTAAAGACCGGTAACCCGGAATTATATGATCTTATTTCTGAAATAAAAAAAATAAAATAG
- a CDS encoding bifunctional 4-hydroxy-2-oxoglutarate aldolase/2-dehydro-3-deoxy-phosphogluconate aldolase: MRFSRIEVVLQMEATGLVPLFYHSRPEVAQRVVKACYDGGARLLEFTHRGLFAQEVFNELSKYCIEHCPDMILGVGSVSDAGTASHYMNMGACFVVTPAFREDIALVCNRRKVLWSPGCGSLTEINRAEELGCEVVKLFPGEVYGPEFIKSVKAPQPWTKIMPTGGVDTTEENLKGWFGAGATCVGMGSRLITKDIVENRQYGLLEEKVREVLEIIKKIKK; this comes from the coding sequence ATGAGATTTTCACGTATAGAAGTAGTATTACAAATGGAGGCCACGGGGTTGGTTCCCTTGTTTTACCATTCCCGCCCTGAGGTGGCGCAAAGAGTGGTAAAGGCATGTTATGATGGAGGAGCCCGGTTGCTGGAGTTTACCCACCGTGGGCTGTTTGCCCAGGAAGTGTTTAATGAGCTGAGCAAGTACTGTATAGAACATTGCCCTGATATGATACTGGGGGTAGGCTCTGTAAGCGATGCAGGGACGGCTTCCCATTATATGAACATGGGTGCATGTTTTGTGGTTACCCCAGCCTTTAGGGAAGACATAGCCCTTGTATGCAACCGCCGTAAAGTATTGTGGTCTCCCGGATGCGGATCATTAACGGAGATCAACAGGGCGGAAGAACTGGGATGTGAAGTAGTAAAGCTGTTTCCCGGGGAGGTTTATGGCCCGGAGTTTATAAAGTCGGTAAAGGCACCCCAGCCTTGGACAAAGATCATGCCTACCGGTGGAGTGGACACTACGGAGGAGAACCTGAAGGGATGGTTTGGAGCCGGGGCTACCTGTGTAGGAATGGGCTCGAGGCTCATTACCAAAGACATAGTAGAAAACCGGCAGTATGGCTTACTGGAGGAAAAAGTAAGAGAAGTACTGGAAATTATAAAGAAGATTAAAAAATAA